Proteins from one Nitrobacteraceae bacterium AZCC 2146 genomic window:
- a CDS encoding 3-oxoadipyl-CoA thiolase (product_source=KO:K07823; cath_funfam=3.40.47.10; cog=COG0183; ko=KO:K07823; pfam=PF00108,PF02803; superfamily=53901; tigrfam=TIGR02430): MSDVFVCDAVRTPIGRFGGSLAKVRADDLAAAPIKALIERNPGVDWTAIDEVYFGCANQAGEDNRNVARMALLLAGLPDSVPGATLNRLCASGLDAVGAAARAIRAGEIDFAIAGGVESMTRAPFVMGKAPEAFSRSADIFDTTIGWRFVNPLMKEQYGVDAMPETGENVAQDFQISRADQDAFAITSQQRAGKAIASGYFAEEIIAVSAPGGKAGPIIVDKDEHPRPETTLEGLTKLRPIVRKDGTVTAGNASGVNDGAAAMILASEAAVKKHGLTPRARILGLASAGVPPRIMGIGPVPATRKLMERLGLKISDFDLIELNEAFASQGIAVLRQLGVSDGADFVNPHGGAIALGHPLGMSGARLAMTAVHGMEKRGGKLALATMCVGVGQGVAMAIEKLN, translated from the coding sequence ATGAGCGATGTATTTGTCTGCGACGCCGTCCGTACCCCGATCGGCCGCTTCGGCGGTTCGCTGGCCAAGGTCCGCGCCGACGATCTCGCCGCAGCCCCGATCAAGGCTCTCATAGAGCGCAATCCCGGGGTCGACTGGACCGCCATCGATGAAGTCTATTTCGGCTGCGCCAACCAGGCCGGCGAGGACAACCGCAACGTCGCCCGCATGGCGCTGCTGCTGGCCGGTCTGCCGGATTCGGTGCCGGGCGCGACGCTGAACCGGCTCTGCGCCTCCGGCCTCGATGCCGTCGGTGCCGCCGCCCGTGCCATCCGCGCCGGCGAGATCGATTTCGCCATCGCCGGCGGCGTCGAATCCATGACCCGCGCGCCGTTCGTGATGGGCAAGGCGCCGGAAGCGTTTTCGCGCTCGGCCGACATCTTCGACACCACCATCGGCTGGCGCTTCGTCAATCCGCTGATGAAGGAGCAGTACGGCGTCGATGCGATGCCGGAAACCGGCGAGAACGTCGCCCAGGATTTCCAGATTTCGCGCGCCGATCAGGACGCCTTCGCCATCACCTCGCAGCAGCGCGCCGGCAAGGCCATCGCGTCGGGCTATTTCGCCGAGGAAATCATCGCGGTGTCGGCGCCGGGCGGCAAGGCCGGCCCGATCATCGTCGACAAGGATGAGCATCCGCGGCCCGAAACCACGCTGGAAGGCCTCACCAAGCTGCGCCCGATCGTCCGCAAGGACGGCACCGTGACCGCCGGCAACGCCTCCGGCGTCAATGACGGCGCCGCGGCGATGATCCTCGCCTCGGAAGCCGCTGTGAAGAAGCACGGCCTGACGCCGCGCGCGCGCATCCTCGGCCTCGCTTCAGCCGGCGTGCCGCCGCGCATCATGGGCATCGGCCCGGTGCCGGCGACCCGCAAGCTGATGGAGCGGCTCGGGCTGAAGATCAGCGATTTCGATTTGATCGAGCTCAATGAAGCTTTTGCCTCGCAGGGTATTGCTGTGCTGCGCCAGCTCGGCGTCAGCGACGGCGCCGACTTCGTCAACCCGCATGGCGGCGCCATCGCGCTCGGCCATCCGCTCGGCATGAGCGGCGCGCGGCTGGCGATGACCGCCGTGCACGGCATGGAGAAGCGCGGCGGCAAGCTGGCGCTGGCCACCATGTGCGTCGGCGTCGGTCAGGGCGTGGCGATGGCGATCGAGAAGCTGAACTAA
- a CDS encoding DNA mismatch repair protein MutS (product_source=KO:K03555; cath_funfam=1.10.1420.10,3.30.420.110,3.40.1170.10,3.40.50.300; cog=COG0249; ko=KO:K03555; pfam=PF00488,PF01624,PF05188,PF05190,PF05192; smart=SM00533,SM00534; superfamily=48334,52540,53150,55271; tigrfam=TIGR01070): protein MGKTAGFVAGRIGMDGKNLLASAAMTIQQTIPAPPEPAVATEDITRVSPMMEQYLEIKAANPGLLLFYRMGDFYELFFEDAEIASRALGIVLTKRGRYQGADIPMCGVPVERSDDYLHRLIALGNRVAVCEQMENPAEARKRGNKSVVRRDVVRLVTPGTLTEDTLLDAKTNNYLLAIARARGSAGTDRIGLAWIDISTAEFIVTECSVAELGATLARINPNEVIVTDALYSDPDLGPLLRELPAVTPLTRDVFDGATAERRLCDYFAVATMDGLSAMTRLEATAAAASVTYIDRTQVGKRVPLSPPTREAAGTTMAIDPATRANLELTRTLAGERRGSLLDAIDCTVTAAGSRLLAQRLAAPLTDAAAIGRRLDAIATFVADSAVRDDIRAALRAAPDMSRALARLSVGRSGPRDLAGLRDGVLAADKVLARLGLVDNLPQDIAAAMDALRRPSRDLAREFERALAEDLPLMKRDGGFVREGYEAALDETRNLRDASRLVVAAMQARYADDTGVKGLKIRHNNVLGYFVEVTAQHGDKLMTPPLNATFIHRQTLAGQTRFTTAELGEIEAKIANAGDRALGLELEIFERLSVMVAEASDDLRAAAHAFALLDVATALAKLAVDDNYVRPEVDTSLGFSIEGGRHPVVEQALKRDGQPFIANACDLSPGPAQKSGQIWLITGPNMAGKSTFLRQNALIALLAQIGSFVPATRARIGIVDRLFSRVGAADDLARGRSTFMVEMVETAVILNQASERALVILDEIGRGTATFDGLSIAWAAIEHLHESNRCRSLFATHYHELTALSAKLPRLFNATVRVKEWHGDVVFLHEVLPGSADRSYGIQVAKLAGLPPAVIARAKSVLAKLEAQDRGQTAKALADDLPLFAVPSRAAAEVALPTEAEQLIAALTAIHPDELSPREALEALYALKAKLPKG from the coding sequence ATGGGGAAAACCGCGGGTTTCGTGGCCGGGCGCATAGGAATGGACGGTAAAAATTTGCTAGCGTCCGCCGCCATGACGATCCAGCAGACCATCCCCGCCCCGCCCGAGCCCGCCGTCGCCACGGAGGACATCACGCGCGTGTCGCCGATGATGGAACAGTACCTCGAAATCAAGGCCGCCAATCCCGGCCTGCTGCTGTTCTACCGGATGGGCGATTTCTACGAATTGTTCTTCGAGGACGCCGAGATCGCCTCGCGCGCGCTCGGCATCGTGCTGACCAAGCGCGGCCGCTACCAGGGCGCCGACATCCCGATGTGCGGCGTGCCGGTGGAGCGCTCCGACGATTACCTGCACCGGCTGATCGCGCTCGGCAACCGCGTCGCGGTCTGCGAGCAGATGGAGAATCCGGCCGAGGCCCGCAAGCGCGGCAACAAGAGCGTGGTGCGCCGCGACGTGGTGCGGCTGGTGACGCCGGGCACGCTGACCGAAGACACCCTGCTCGACGCCAAGACCAACAATTACCTGCTGGCGATCGCCCGCGCCCGCGGCTCGGCCGGCACCGACCGTATAGGGCTGGCCTGGATCGACATCTCCACCGCGGAATTCATCGTCACCGAATGCAGCGTTGCTGAGCTCGGCGCGACCCTGGCGCGGATCAATCCCAACGAAGTGATCGTCACCGACGCGCTGTACAGCGATCCCGATCTGGGTCCGCTGTTGCGTGAATTGCCGGCGGTGACGCCGCTGACCCGCGACGTGTTCGACGGCGCCACCGCGGAACGGCGGCTGTGCGATTACTTCGCCGTCGCCACCATGGACGGCCTCAGCGCGATGACGCGACTGGAAGCCACGGCTGCTGCCGCCAGCGTCACCTATATCGACCGCACGCAAGTGGGCAAACGCGTCCCGCTGTCGCCGCCGACGCGGGAAGCCGCCGGCACCACCATGGCGATCGATCCCGCTACCCGCGCCAATCTCGAACTGACGCGAACGCTGGCGGGCGAGCGCCGGGGGTCGCTGCTCGACGCCATCGACTGCACCGTCACCGCCGCGGGCTCGCGTCTTCTTGCCCAGCGGCTCGCTGCACCGCTCACCGACGCCGCCGCGATCGGACGCCGGCTTGACGCCATCGCCACCTTCGTCGCCGACAGCGCGGTGCGCGATGACATCCGCGCCGCCTTGCGCGCCGCGCCGGACATGTCGCGGGCGCTGGCGCGCTTGTCGGTCGGACGTAGCGGACCACGCGACCTCGCCGGCCTCCGCGATGGCGTGCTCGCCGCCGACAAGGTGCTGGCGCGGCTCGGCTTAGTCGACAACCTGCCGCAGGATATCGCGGCCGCGATGGATGCGCTACGCCGCCCCTCGCGCGATCTCGCGCGCGAGTTCGAGCGTGCGCTCGCCGAAGACCTGCCGCTGATGAAGCGCGACGGCGGTTTTGTCCGCGAAGGCTATGAGGCCGCGCTCGACGAGACCCGCAATCTGCGCGACGCCTCGCGCCTCGTGGTCGCCGCGATGCAGGCGCGCTACGCCGACGATACCGGCGTCAAGGGTCTCAAGATCCGCCACAACAATGTGCTCGGCTATTTCGTCGAGGTGACGGCGCAGCACGGCGACAAGCTGATGACGCCGCCGCTGAACGCGACCTTCATCCATCGCCAGACCCTGGCCGGGCAGACCCGCTTCACGACAGCCGAACTCGGCGAGATCGAAGCCAAGATCGCCAATGCCGGCGATCGCGCGCTTGGGCTGGAGCTGGAAATCTTCGAACGGCTCTCGGTGATGGTCGCCGAGGCCTCCGACGACCTGCGCGCCGCCGCGCATGCCTTTGCACTGCTCGATGTCGCCACCGCACTGGCCAAGCTTGCGGTCGACGACAACTATGTGCGGCCGGAAGTCGATACTTCGCTCGGCTTCTCCATTGAAGGCGGCCGGCATCCCGTGGTCGAACAGGCGCTGAAGCGTGACGGCCAGCCATTCATCGCCAACGCCTGCGACCTGTCACCGGGACCGGCGCAAAAATCCGGTCAGATCTGGCTGATCACCGGCCCCAACATGGCGGGCAAATCGACGTTCCTGCGGCAGAACGCCCTGATCGCGCTGCTGGCGCAGATCGGCAGCTTCGTGCCGGCCACCCGCGCCCGCATCGGCATCGTCGATCGGCTGTTCTCCCGCGTCGGCGCCGCCGACGATCTGGCGCGTGGCCGCTCCACCTTCATGGTGGAGATGGTGGAAACCGCAGTGATCCTCAACCAGGCCAGCGAGCGCGCGCTGGTGATCCTCGACGAGATCGGCAGGGGCACCGCGACCTTCGATGGCCTGTCGATCGCCTGGGCGGCAATCGAGCATCTGCATGAGAGCAATCGCTGCCGTTCGCTGTTCGCGACGCATTATCATGAGCTGACCGCGCTCTCCGCCAAACTGCCGCGGCTGTTCAACGCCACCGTGCGCGTGAAAGAGTGGCACGGCGACGTGGTGTTCCTGCACGAGGTGCTGCCGGGCTCGGCGGATCGCTCCTACGGCATTCAGGTCGCCAAGCTCGCCGGTCTTCCGCCCGCGGTGATCGCACGCGCGAAGTCGGTGCTGGCCAAACTGGAAGCGCAGGACCGCGGCCAGACCGCCAAGGCGCTGGCCGACGACCTGCCATTGTTTGCTGTGCCCTCGCGTGCGGCGGCCGAGGTCGCTCTGCCCACCGAAGCCGAGCAGCTGATCGCGGCGCTGACGGCGATCCATCCGGACGAATTGTCGCCACGCGAGGCACTGGAAGCGCTGTATGCGCTGAAGGCGAAATTGCCGAAGGGCTGA
- a CDS encoding hypothetical protein (product_source=Hypo-rule applied; superfamily=103501; transmembrane_helix_parts=Outside_1_4,TMhelix_5_27,Inside_28_33,TMhelix_34_56,Outside_57_65,TMhelix_66_88,Inside_89_92,TMhelix_93_112,Outside_113_115,TMhelix_116_135,Inside_136_155,TMhelix_156_178,Outside_179_181,TMhelix_182_204,Inside_205_208,TMhelix_209_231,Outside_232_235,TMhelix_236_258,Inside_259_264), whose translation MSPELAFLLTLTLRMAITAAFVISASIITERSGPVIGALVATLPISAGPSYVFLALDHDAAFIAQGALASLPINAATIFLGLTYVLLAQRHNVIVSLGAAVLVWFGCAWLVRQFEWSLIGGIMANAVAFGICLPLMARFRHAKMPLITRRWYDIPLRAALVSTLTATVVTLSTTIGPTGSGILALYPVVLTSLILALHPRIGGVPTAAVIANGGWGLMGFGLSIVVLHLAATRLGSAISLSLALATCVAWNLGLWSWGRRRIAR comes from the coding sequence ATGTCCCCCGAACTTGCCTTCCTCCTGACGCTCACTTTGCGCATGGCGATCACCGCCGCCTTCGTGATATCAGCCTCCATCATTACGGAACGGTCCGGCCCGGTGATCGGCGCGCTGGTGGCCACGCTGCCGATCTCGGCCGGGCCGTCCTACGTCTTCCTGGCGCTCGATCACGATGCCGCGTTTATCGCACAGGGCGCGCTGGCCAGCCTGCCGATCAATGCCGCCACGATATTTCTCGGCCTGACCTATGTGCTGCTGGCGCAACGCCACAACGTGATTGTGAGTCTCGGCGCCGCGGTGCTGGTCTGGTTCGGCTGCGCGTGGCTGGTGCGGCAGTTCGAGTGGTCCTTGATCGGCGGCATCATGGCCAATGCCGTAGCCTTCGGCATCTGCCTGCCGCTGATGGCACGGTTTCGCCACGCGAAGATGCCGCTCATCACCCGCCGCTGGTACGATATCCCGCTGCGCGCTGCGCTGGTGTCAACGCTGACTGCCACCGTGGTGACGCTCTCTACCACGATCGGCCCCACCGGCAGCGGCATCCTCGCGCTGTATCCGGTGGTGCTGACCAGCCTGATATTGGCGCTGCACCCGCGCATCGGCGGCGTGCCGACCGCTGCGGTCATCGCCAATGGCGGCTGGGGCCTGATGGGCTTCGGCCTGTCGATTGTGGTGCTGCATCTGGCCGCCACGCGTCTCGGCTCGGCAATTTCACTGAGCCTCGCGCTGGCGACCTGCGTCGCGTGGAATCTCGGCCTGTGGTCGTGGGGGCGACGGCGGATCGCGCGGTAA
- a CDS encoding putative OsmC-like protein (product_source=COG1765; cog=COG1765; pfam=PF02566; superfamily=82784) produces MDAAALRATQAPIKERYKSDPKAAFITLKAKGSIESDGIACKVETGRALSVAGLHPATGGSGLELCSGDMLLEALVACAGVTLKSVATAVEIPLKSGNVTAEGDLDFRGTLGVDKEAPVGFAEIRLRFDVGTDAPQDKLDLLLKLTERYCVVYQTIKNGPKVSVSLNRV; encoded by the coding sequence ATGGACGCCGCCGCACTCCGCGCCACGCAAGCCCCGATCAAGGAGCGCTACAAATCCGATCCGAAGGCCGCCTTCATCACCTTGAAGGCGAAGGGCTCGATCGAGAGCGACGGCATCGCCTGCAAGGTCGAGACCGGCCGCGCGCTTTCGGTTGCCGGCCTGCATCCTGCCACCGGCGGCTCCGGGCTTGAACTGTGCTCCGGCGACATGCTGCTGGAAGCGCTGGTGGCCTGCGCCGGCGTCACGCTGAAGTCGGTGGCGACCGCTGTCGAAATCCCGCTGAAGTCCGGCAATGTGACCGCCGAGGGCGATCTCGATTTCCGCGGTACGCTCGGCGTCGACAAGGAAGCTCCCGTCGGCTTCGCCGAAATCCGCCTGCGTTTCGACGTTGGCACCGACGCGCCGCAGGACAAGCTCGATCTGCTCCTGAAACTCACCGAGCGCTATTGCGTGGTCTATCAGACCATCAAGAACGGCCCGAAGGTTTCGGTGTCGCTCAACAGGGTGTAA
- a CDS encoding sulfonate transport system ATP-binding protein (product_source=KO:K15555; cath_funfam=3.40.50.300; cog=COG1116; ko=KO:K15555; pfam=PF00005; smart=SM00382; superfamily=52540) — translation MLVLDRVGKTYPNGVHALQRFSAKIPQGEIVAIIGGSGCGKSTLLRAVAGLDRASTGSIVLDDIHIAAPHAKIGIIFQEPRLLPWLSVADNIGFGLSDLPADIRRDKVATALARVGLTEKAKAWPRELSGGQAQRVAIARALVPQPEVLLLDEPFSALDAFTRRDLQDHLLGLWADTRPTLVLVTHDVDEAVVLADRVLVMWPRPGRLFAEIQVNLARPRDRASPLFDTAKRRVMTALDRSLDRNVPDDVSESAAGEAMWW, via the coding sequence ATGCTGGTGCTCGACCGGGTCGGCAAGACCTATCCCAACGGCGTCCACGCGCTGCAGCGATTTTCCGCGAAAATTCCGCAGGGCGAGATTGTCGCCATCATCGGTGGTTCCGGCTGCGGAAAATCGACGCTGCTGCGCGCCGTCGCCGGCCTTGATCGCGCCAGCACCGGCAGCATCGTGCTCGACGATATCCATATCGCCGCGCCACACGCCAAGATCGGCATCATCTTCCAGGAGCCGCGGCTGCTGCCGTGGCTCAGCGTCGCCGACAATATCGGTTTTGGATTATCCGACCTGCCGGCGGACATCCGCCGCGATAAAGTCGCGACGGCGCTGGCGCGTGTCGGTCTCACTGAGAAGGCCAAGGCCTGGCCGCGCGAATTGTCCGGCGGGCAGGCGCAGCGCGTTGCCATCGCCCGCGCGCTGGTGCCGCAGCCGGAAGTGCTGCTGCTCGACGAGCCGTTCTCGGCGCTTGATGCCTTCACCCGCCGCGACCTGCAGGATCATCTGCTCGGCCTCTGGGCTGACACCCGGCCGACTCTGGTGCTGGTCACCCATGACGTCGACGAAGCCGTGGTGCTGGCCGATCGCGTGCTGGTGATGTGGCCGCGGCCGGGCCGGCTGTTCGCCGAGATCCAGGTCAATCTGGCGCGGCCGCGCGACCGCGCCTCGCCGTTGTTCGATACGGCGAAGCGCCGCGTCATGACGGCACTGGATCGTTCGCTCGACCGCAATGTGCCCGATGACGTATCGGAATCCGCCGCCGGCGAAGCCATGTGGTGGTGA
- a CDS encoding sulfonate transport system permease protein (product_source=KO:K15554; cath_funfam=1.10.3720.10; cog=COG0600; ko=KO:K15554; pfam=PF00528; superfamily=161098; transmembrane_helix_parts=Inside_1_31,TMhelix_32_54,Outside_55_90,TMhelix_91_113,Inside_114_125,TMhelix_126_143,Outside_144_147,TMhelix_148_170,Inside_171_190,TMhelix_191_213,Outside_214_282): MTMTLETPALERPDAIDPPAPNKRWQHFARPVLGVVLPLVVALAWEFVVWSGWSNGRLVPPPSRIFTTIMELVRSGELSRHIAATLSRVGAGFGLGVVAGTLLGAISGYWGLARRLLDPTVQALRAIPSIAWVPLFILWLGIFETSKIALIAVGVFFPVYLGVMGAILSVDRKIVEVGRTFRLSGPAMIRRILLPAVLPAYIVSLRVGLGLGWMFVVAAEFMGASEGLGYLLIDGQQLGKPAQILAAITIFAILGKTTDWLIELASTPLLRWQDAFRPGGDH, translated from the coding sequence ATGACGATGACGCTGGAAACACCCGCACTTGAACGCCCCGATGCGATTGACCCGCCCGCGCCCAACAAACGCTGGCAGCACTTTGCGCGGCCCGTGCTCGGCGTGGTGCTGCCGCTCGTCGTCGCGCTGGCATGGGAGTTTGTCGTCTGGTCCGGCTGGTCGAACGGCCGGCTGGTGCCGCCGCCATCGCGTATCTTCACGACCATCATGGAGCTCGTCCGCAGCGGCGAGCTGTCGCGGCACATTGCGGCGACGCTTTCGCGGGTCGGCGCGGGCTTCGGGCTCGGGGTCGTCGCCGGCACGCTGCTCGGCGCCATCTCCGGCTATTGGGGGCTGGCGCGGCGGCTGCTCGATCCCACCGTGCAGGCGCTGCGCGCGATTCCCTCGATCGCCTGGGTACCGCTGTTTATCCTGTGGCTCGGCATTTTCGAAACCTCGAAGATCGCACTGATCGCGGTCGGCGTGTTCTTCCCGGTCTATCTCGGCGTGATGGGCGCGATCCTCTCGGTGGATCGCAAGATCGTCGAGGTCGGCCGCACCTTTCGTCTCTCTGGCCCGGCGATGATCCGCCGTATCCTGCTGCCGGCGGTGCTGCCGGCCTATATCGTATCGCTGCGCGTTGGCCTCGGGCTCGGCTGGATGTTCGTGGTCGCCGCCGAATTCATGGGCGCATCGGAAGGGCTCGGCTATCTCCTGATCGATGGCCAGCAGCTCGGCAAGCCCGCGCAGATCCTCGCCGCCATCACCATCTTTGCCATTCTCGGCAAGACCACCGACTGGTTGATCGAACTGGCCTCCACGCCGCTGCTGCGCTGGCAGGATGCATTCCGCCCGGGCGGAGATCACTGA
- a CDS encoding sulfonate transport system substrate-binding protein (product_source=KO:K15553; cath_funfam=1.10.10.60; cleavage_site_network=SignalP-noTM; cog=COG0715; ko=KO:K15553; pfam=PF09084; superfamily=53850; tigrfam=TIGR01728; transmembrane_helix_parts=Inside_1_6,TMhelix_7_26,Outside_27_324): protein MLKISRRAAAGLIAVAALMPGAAFAADPLKEIRLDWATYNPVSIILKQNGLLEKEFARDGIKVVWVQSAGSNKALEFLNAGSIDFGSTAGSAALVAKINGNPIKSVYVYSRPEWTALVTTKDSKIASVADLKGKRVAVTRGTDPHIFLVRALLDAGLTEKDITPVLLQHADGKTALIRGDVDAWAGLDPMMAQAEVEDGAKLFFRKPDANTWGVLNVREEFLKDHPDVARRVLAVYEEARKYSAANYDELKKAFIGVTKLPDAVVDKQLKERTEFTHSRIGASQRESILAAGLALQQAGVIDAKVDVKATVDALIDDQVPLPKS from the coding sequence ATGCTGAAGATATCACGGCGGGCGGCCGCCGGGTTGATTGCCGTTGCGGCCCTCATGCCCGGCGCGGCCTTCGCGGCCGATCCGCTCAAGGAAATCCGGCTCGACTGGGCGACCTACAATCCGGTCTCGATCATCCTCAAGCAGAACGGCCTGCTGGAGAAGGAATTCGCCAGGGACGGCATCAAGGTCGTCTGGGTGCAGTCGGCCGGCTCCAACAAGGCGCTCGAATTCCTCAACGCCGGGTCGATCGATTTCGGCTCCACCGCAGGCTCCGCGGCGCTGGTGGCGAAGATCAACGGCAATCCGATCAAGTCGGTCTATGTCTATTCGCGGCCGGAATGGACCGCATTGGTCACGACCAAGGATTCGAAGATTGCATCGGTCGCCGACCTCAAGGGCAAGCGCGTCGCGGTGACCCGCGGCACCGATCCGCACATCTTCCTGGTGCGCGCGCTGCTCGATGCCGGGCTCACCGAAAAGGACATCACTCCGGTGCTGCTGCAGCACGCCGACGGCAAGACCGCGCTGATCCGCGGTGACGTCGATGCCTGGGCCGGTCTGGATCCGATGATGGCGCAGGCCGAAGTCGAGGACGGCGCCAAGCTGTTTTTCCGCAAGCCCGACGCCAACACCTGGGGCGTGCTCAATGTGCGCGAGGAATTCCTGAAGGATCATCCCGACGTCGCGCGCCGCGTGCTGGCGGTCTACGAGGAAGCCCGCAAATATTCCGCGGCGAATTACGATGAGTTGAAGAAGGCCTTCATCGGCGTCACCAAGTTGCCGGATGCCGTCGTCGACAAGCAGCTCAAGGAGCGCACCGAATTCACCCACAGCCGGATCGGCGCGTCGCAGCGCGAGTCGATCCTCGCCGCAGGTCTCGCACTGCAGCAGGCCGGCGTGATCGACGCCAAGGTCGATGTGAAGGCCACGGTCGATGCGCTGATCGACGATCAGGTGCCGTTGCCGAAGAGCTGA